The genomic segment TCACGCTCGTCGCCGAACTCACCGATCGCCCGGCGCCGCGGGTGAAGTTGCCGCATGGTCTTGTGCTGCCGGTTGCGCATGCGGCCGAAGCCGTCGCGCGGTTGACCGGCCGGCCACCGTTCGTGACGGTCGACGGGGTCAAGCTGGCACGCAAGCGGATGTTTTTCTCGCATGCGCGGGCCAGCCGCGAACTGGGCTACGAGCCGCGCAGCGCGCGGGACGCGCTGGCCGACGCCATTGCCTGGTATTTCGCCCATCGCTATCTGCCGGGCGGGCGCCGGCCATGAGCCGGGCGCTAATCATGGCCCTGGTTCTGTGGCTGCCGGCGACGACCGCCTGGGCCGACGAGCCCGCTATGCCAGGCCAGGCCATCAGCGGTTTCTGGCAGACCGAGCAGGGTGAGGCCGTGGTCGAGATCCGTGCCGATCCGGACACGCAGACCTATAGCGGCCGGCTCGTATGGCTGCGCCAAGCGCGCTACCTGCAGGACGACCCACGCGGGATCGGCGGTCAGCGGGTGGTCGATCGCCACAACCCTGACCCCGACCGGCGAACACGGCCGTTGCTGGGTCTGACGCTGCTGACCGGTCTGGCTTATCACCCGCAGGCACGCGACGGCCGCGGGCAATGGCAGTCCGGGCGAATCTACGATACCGAGAACGGCAAGCACTACGACTGCTATGTGTGGCTTGCCGACGCGGAGCATCTCAAGCTGCACGGCTATGTGGGGGTACGTCTGCTGGGCCGGACCACCACCTGGACACGGGTCGCCGATCCGGCGCGAGTCGAACCCGAAGAGATGGAATCATGAACGCGTATGTGCGTTTTTCCGAAGATCTCGAGGTCGAACAGCCCGACGAGGATGCCAAGATCCGCGATATCGTCGAGCTGCTGGCCGCGACCAACCGCGCGACCTTCGAGTCGGTACGCCATGCCAAGCGCGACACCCACGCCAAGGGCCAGGGTTTCGTCAAGGGCACGCTGACCGTCGTCGACGATCTGCCCCCCGAACTCGCCCAGAGCCTGTTCGCCGGCCCCGGCCGTTACCCCGTGGTCATCCGACTGGCGACCGAGCCGGGTGCGATGCTCGACGACCGCCAGCCCGCAGCCCGCGGGCTGGCGATGAAGGTGTTCGGCGTGCCCGGCGACAAGATGGCCGGCGATGGCCGCACGACCCACGATTTTCTGTTCAACAACTGCCCGATACTGCCGCTGGCCGAGGTGACCACCTACCGCGAGATCCAGGCACTGCGGGCGCACTATGTCGACGACCCGGACGGCCTGGCCGATGCGATCGCCGCCCGCGACGACGCCGAGCTGCAGACGCTGTTCGAGCGGCTGCCCAATATTCATCTGCTGGGCAATGCCTACTACAGCCAGTCGGCGTTTCGCTACGGCGACTACGTGGTCAAGTACGGCCTGTTTCCCAACACCGACGCCCAGCGTGCGCTCGCCGAGCGTGAGATCGATGCGGACGACCCGCCCGGCGTGCTGACCGAATGGCTGCGCGATTATCTGGCGGCTGCCGAGGCCGGGTTCGACTTCCGGGTGCAGTTGCAGACCGATCCACGGACCATGCCGATCGAAGATGCGTCGGTGGACTGGGATCAGCGCGCCAGTCCCTATCGCACCGTGGCCCGGCTGCATATTCCGGCACAGGATCCGTTCACGCCCGAGCGGCGTGTCTACAGCGAAGACATACTGTCGTTCGACCCCTGGGCAGGCCGCGCGGATCTGCGCCCGCTGGGTTCGATCAACCGGGTGCGGGCCAAGGCCTATCGGGCGTCGTCGACTTTCCGCCACCGCATGAACGCGCGCGCCGAGCACGAGCCCGAGCATATCGACGAGATTCCCGACTGAAGGACGCTCCCATGACGACAGCCACCCTCAATGATCGGCCGGCGGATCCGTCGGCGTCGCCGGCGACCGGCTTTCTGGCCGATCTCGACACGGACGGCCTTGCTCAGCGGTTCGCCGGTGACGACGAGTTCCTGTTCATCGACCGGTTCCTTCCGCCCGAGACCAGCGAGCAGTTTGCCGCGCGCATCGCCTCACTCGAGTCGACCGTGCACCGGAATTTCATTCCCAAGCACAAGAAGGGCGGCAGCGTCAGCCGGTACACGCTCGACGAACTGGCTCCGGAAATACCGGCGCTGTATCGGAACCCGGAATTCATCGCCTGGCTGGAGCGGCTCACCGGCGAGTCGCTGCAGGTCTGCCCGGATTCCGATCCACATGCCTATGCGCTGTATTTCTATACCGAAGCCGGCGACCATATCGGCTGGCATTTCGATACGTCCTACTACGCCGGCAAACGTTATACGCTGCTGCTGGGTGTGGTCGACGACTCGTCCAGCCAGCTCGAGTTCGAGCTGTTCAAGCACGACGACACCCGCGAAACGCTGCGCGATGCGCGCAATCTACGCCCCGGGGCGATGTGTTTCTTCAACGGCGACAAGGTCTGGCACCGGATCACCCCGCTGGGTGACGGTGAGACTCGCATCTCGCTGACCTTCGAATACGTGACCGATCCGCATATGGGGCGATGGCAGCGGTTCGTGTCGAACATGAAGGATTCCATCGCCTATTTCGGATTCCGTCAGGTCTTCTCGCGCGCGCTGGGTCGCAAGAGCGCACGTTGAAGCGAACCGCGCTCATCATGGCGCTGGTCGGCATCGCGCTGTTCACGGCGGTGCTGGTCTGGCGCGGCGCGGCCGATATGGCCTCGGCGTTGGCGGCGGCCGGCTGGGGGCTGGTGGTGGTGGCCGCCTGGCATGTGCTGCCGCTGATCATCGACAGCCATGCCTGGCGGATCCTGTTCGAGCGCCCGCGTCCCGGCCCTTGGCGTATCGTCTGGGCGCGCTGGATTGGCGAGTCGATCAACGGCCTGTTGCCGGTCGCCCAGGTCGGCGGCGATGTCGCCAAGGCGCGCCTGCTGGTATTGCGGGGGTGGCCCGGCGCACCGGTCGGCGCGACCGTTGTGGTCGACACCACGTTGGCGGTGGCCACCCAGATGGTGTTCGCGTTGATGGGCGTGGCCATGCTGCTGGCCTTGCTCGACCGGCCTGAACTGGCTTGGGCGCTGGTGGCGGGCATCGCGGTCATGGCCACGTTGGTCGGGCTGTTCTACCGTCTGCAACGCGGCGGGCTGTTCGGTGGTCTGGCTGGTTT from the Salinisphaera sp. T31B1 genome contains:
- a CDS encoding 2OG-Fe(II) oxygenase, coding for MTTATLNDRPADPSASPATGFLADLDTDGLAQRFAGDDEFLFIDRFLPPETSEQFAARIASLESTVHRNFIPKHKKGGSVSRYTLDELAPEIPALYRNPEFIAWLERLTGESLQVCPDSDPHAYALYFYTEAGDHIGWHFDTSYYAGKRYTLLLGVVDDSSSQLEFELFKHDDTRETLRDARNLRPGAMCFFNGDKVWHRITPLGDGETRISLTFEYVTDPHMGRWQRFVSNMKDSIAYFGFRQVFSRALGRKSAR
- a CDS encoding lysylphosphatidylglycerol synthase domain-containing protein, with the translated sequence MKRTALIMALVGIALFTAVLVWRGAADMASALAAAGWGLVVVAAWHVLPLIIDSHAWRILFERPRPGPWRIVWARWIGESINGLLPVAQVGGDVAKARLLVLRGWPGAPVGATVVVDTTLAVATQMVFALMGVAMLLALLDRPELAWALVAGIAVMATLVGLFYRLQRGGLFGGLAGLLHKLTGGTQALDFIGSGRELDRAIGAIYAQPMLTLRAAAWRLFGWLAGVGEVWLALYFLGAPVSLADALMLEALGQAVRGAAFAIPGALGVQEGGYVLLGSLIGLSPDTALALSLSKRVRELAFGIPGLVAWQLAEGRALQRPRRTKHSVQEH
- a CDS encoding DUF2147 domain-containing protein; protein product: MSRALIMALVLWLPATTAWADEPAMPGQAISGFWQTEQGEAVVEIRADPDTQTYSGRLVWLRQARYLQDDPRGIGGQRVVDRHNPDPDRRTRPLLGLTLLTGLAYHPQARDGRGQWQSGRIYDTENGKHYDCYVWLADAEHLKLHGYVGVRLLGRTTTWTRVADPARVEPEEMES
- a CDS encoding catalase family protein, translated to MNAYVRFSEDLEVEQPDEDAKIRDIVELLAATNRATFESVRHAKRDTHAKGQGFVKGTLTVVDDLPPELAQSLFAGPGRYPVVIRLATEPGAMLDDRQPAARGLAMKVFGVPGDKMAGDGRTTHDFLFNNCPILPLAEVTTYREIQALRAHYVDDPDGLADAIAARDDAELQTLFERLPNIHLLGNAYYSQSAFRYGDYVVKYGLFPNTDAQRALAEREIDADDPPGVLTEWLRDYLAAAEAGFDFRVQLQTDPRTMPIEDASVDWDQRASPYRTVARLHIPAQDPFTPERRVYSEDILSFDPWAGRADLRPLGSINRVRAKAYRASSTFRHRMNARAEHEPEHIDEIPD